The following coding sequences lie in one Planctomycetia bacterium genomic window:
- a CDS encoding aspartate aminotransferase family protein, whose translation MTDTFDDEGQDRLHLLHSLHNPKAQEHPHIWVAGRGSVLIDQTGREFLDGLAGLWNVVVGHGREELADAAADQMKRLAYASAYAGGSNRPAIQLAEKLAEICYPNVNRFFFTSGGAESNETAFKTARYFWRAAGHEGKFKVIGRQWGYHGTTLAAMSATGISSYWPMFEPRVPGFLHIESPYPYRFDAEKHRRGPDDRRTPGEMAADLLEAAIVREGADTVAAFIGEPIQGAGGVIVPPDDYWPRIRNICDRHNVLLIADEVITGFGRTGEWFALSRYGIEPDLVTFAKGITSGYFPFGGVGVSDRIAAAIDAGVGERAWMHAFTYSAHPVGCAVALANLAILEREGLLQRAAELGVRLLRQLKTLGTHPNVGDVRGLGLMAAVEFVADRATKAEFPAAEKVGPRVHDATQSRGLFTRLRGDVYNLAPSFVTTEAQIGRMVEILGESIDIVLGARGR comes from the coding sequence ATGACCGACACGTTCGACGACGAAGGACAGGACCGCTTGCATCTGCTGCATTCGTTGCACAATCCCAAAGCCCAGGAACATCCGCATATCTGGGTCGCGGGGCGGGGCTCGGTGCTGATCGACCAGACGGGGCGAGAATTCCTCGACGGCCTGGCCGGGCTCTGGAACGTCGTCGTCGGTCACGGCCGGGAAGAGCTGGCCGACGCCGCGGCGGACCAAATGAAGCGACTCGCTTATGCCAGCGCGTACGCCGGCGGCAGCAATCGGCCGGCAATTCAACTCGCCGAGAAACTGGCCGAAATCTGTTACCCGAACGTCAACCGGTTTTTCTTCACCAGCGGCGGCGCGGAAAGCAACGAGACCGCCTTCAAGACCGCGCGGTATTTCTGGCGCGCCGCGGGCCACGAGGGCAAATTCAAGGTCATCGGACGACAGTGGGGCTACCACGGCACCACGCTGGCCGCCATGTCCGCGACCGGCATTTCCAGCTACTGGCCGATGTTCGAGCCACGCGTGCCGGGGTTCCTGCATATCGAAAGTCCTTATCCTTATCGTTTCGATGCGGAAAAACACCGTCGCGGGCCGGATGATCGTCGTACGCCGGGCGAAATGGCCGCCGACTTATTGGAAGCAGCAATCGTCCGTGAAGGCGCCGACACCGTGGCGGCATTCATCGGGGAACCGATTCAAGGCGCCGGCGGCGTGATTGTGCCGCCGGACGATTACTGGCCACGGATCCGGAATATCTGCGATCGCCACAACGTGCTCTTGATCGCGGATGAAGTGATTACGGGGTTCGGTCGCACGGGCGAATGGTTCGCCCTCTCGCGATACGGCATCGAGCCGGACCTGGTGACCTTCGCCAAGGGCATCACCAGCGGCTATTTTCCGTTCGGCGGAGTGGGCGTCAGTGATCGAATCGCAGCGGCCATCGACGCCGGTGTTGGCGAACGCGCCTGGATGCACGCTTTCACTTACTCAGCGCATCCCGTGGGCTGCGCCGTGGCACTCGCCAACTTGGCAATTCTGGAACGCGAAGGGCTCCTCCAGCGCGCTGCGGAATTGGGCGTGCGGCTGCTACGGCAGCTAAAAACGCTCGGCACGCATCCAAACGTCGGCGACGTGCGCGGCCTGGGTCTGATGGCGGCGGTAGAGTTTGTCGCCGATCGCGCCACCAAAGCGGAATTTCCGGCGGCAGAAAAAGTCGGGCCACGCGTGCATGATGCGACGCAATCCAGGGGACTCTTCACGCGCTTGCGCGGCGACGTCTACAACCTCGCCCCGAGTTTCGTCACGACCGAAGCACAAATCGGCCGGATGGTGGAAATTCTCGGCGAGTCGATTGACATAGTGCTCGGTGCTCGCGGCCGGTAG
- the nadC gene encoding carboxylating nicotinate-nucleotide diphosphorylase, producing MNDNRNEGEQRRPMKDFAVITWDERLAADCRDLVRLAIREDLDRAYDWTTVALVPEGATATARIVARQSGVIAGLPAARLALVEYDEAATFAQHLDDGARVERGDCVATVSGSARTLLTAERVLLNFLGRLSGVASLTRRYCDAAAGAKARIYDTRKTTPGWRRLEKYAVHIGGGHNHRAGLYDAVLIKDNHLAFGADGDVGARYSPAEAVQRVRDFLRESSLGVQWASLIIEVEVDSLEQLAAVLPVCPDIILLDNMSPATLATAVAQRDAMAPSVELEASGGVTLETVAAIAQTGVDRISSGALTHSAVNFDVALDWGLA from the coding sequence ATGAACGACAACCGGAACGAGGGCGAGCAGCGGCGGCCGATGAAAGATTTTGCTGTGATCACCTGGGACGAGCGGCTCGCGGCGGATTGCCGGGACCTGGTGCGGCTCGCGATTCGAGAAGACCTCGATCGCGCCTACGACTGGACGACCGTGGCGTTGGTGCCCGAAGGCGCGACCGCCACGGCACGGATCGTCGCCCGGCAAAGCGGCGTGATTGCGGGACTGCCCGCGGCGCGCCTCGCGCTGGTGGAATACGATGAAGCCGCCACGTTCGCGCAACATCTGGACGACGGCGCACGCGTCGAGCGCGGCGATTGCGTGGCGACCGTCAGCGGCTCGGCCAGGACGCTGTTGACCGCCGAGCGCGTACTGCTCAACTTCCTGGGACGCTTGTCCGGCGTCGCGTCGCTGACCCGGCGATATTGCGATGCCGCGGCCGGCGCCAAGGCGCGGATTTATGACACACGCAAGACCACGCCAGGCTGGCGCCGGCTGGAAAAATACGCCGTCCACATCGGCGGCGGGCACAATCATCGCGCCGGGCTCTACGACGCGGTACTGATCAAAGACAATCATCTCGCGTTCGGCGCGGACGGTGACGTTGGCGCACGCTATTCACCGGCCGAAGCCGTGCAGCGAGTGCGCGATTTCCTCCGCGAATCGTCGCTGGGCGTGCAATGGGCGTCGTTGATCATCGAGGTGGAAGTCGACTCGCTGGAGCAACTTGCCGCGGTGTTGCCGGTTTGTCCGGACATCATATTGCTGGATAATATGTCGCCCGCCACGCTCGCCACGGCCGTCGCGCAGCGAGATGCAATGGCGCCGAGCGTGGAACTGGAAGCGTCCGGCGGCGTTACGCTTGAAACTGTCGCGGCCATCGCGCAGACCGGCGTGGACCGCATCAGTTCCGGGGCGTTGACGCACTCGGCGGTAAATTTCGACGTGGCGCTCGATTGGGGATTGGCGTAG
- a CDS encoding TlpA disulfide reductase family protein, with product MYKFAVSIFASAIALSGCGPQPTVTTTSSATDAPAPAAAAAVSQAPIATVALHEATHNNFRDLLESKRGKVVFVDYWGTWCGNCMEEFPHTVELANKHRDAGLAVISVAMELDPTDEATQAAALDFLTKQNATFENLLYEADGTTEEAQAGFNMSEGTVLPYFQLYDRAGKLVKEFTFSDPQNPISREDIDAAVAEAVAGGVEE from the coding sequence ATGTACAAGTTCGCGGTTTCGATTTTCGCCTCCGCCATCGCCTTGAGTGGATGCGGTCCGCAACCCACGGTCACGACGACATCGTCGGCGACGGATGCACCCGCGCCGGCAGCTGCCGCGGCCGTTTCACAAGCGCCGATCGCAACCGTGGCGCTGCATGAGGCCACGCACAACAACTTTCGCGACTTGCTCGAAAGCAAGCGCGGCAAAGTCGTGTTCGTCGACTATTGGGGCACTTGGTGCGGCAACTGCATGGAAGAATTCCCGCACACCGTCGAATTGGCGAACAAGCATCGTGACGCGGGGCTCGCGGTGATCTCGGTCGCGATGGAGCTCGATCCCACCGATGAAGCGACGCAGGCGGCGGCGCTCGATTTCCTCACCAAGCAGAACGCGACCTTCGAAAACCTGCTGTACGAGGCCGACGGCACGACTGAAGAAGCCCAGGCGGGCTTCAACATGAGCGAAGGTACGGTATTACCGTATTTTCAGCTTTACGATCGCGCAGGAAAACTGGTGAAGGAATTCACGTTCAGCGATCCGCAGAATCCGATCTCGCGCGAAGACATCGACGCCGCGGTAGCGGAGGCGGTGGCTGGAGGAGTAGAGGAGTAA
- a CDS encoding thioredoxin family protein — protein MKRRLFCLVAVACSFGLSLAAVNAADKENKGLEIGAQAPDWGSIPGTDDKDHSLKDLEEKKAVVMVFTCNHCPVAVMYEDRLVELQKDYEEKGVQVVAINVQDGEADNLPAMKQRAEQKGFNFPYLFDVSQESGKAYGAKVTPHVFLLDSERKLAYVGAIDDNPQDAAEVKKTYLRDAIDAVLAGSQPETASTKPAGCGIRYEKK, from the coding sequence ATGAAGCGTCGCCTGTTTTGTCTGGTCGCCGTGGCCTGCAGTTTTGGTCTCTCCCTGGCCGCGGTCAATGCCGCGGACAAGGAAAACAAAGGATTGGAGATTGGCGCCCAGGCGCCGGACTGGGGCAGCATCCCGGGCACCGACGACAAGGACCACAGCCTGAAGGACTTGGAAGAGAAGAAGGCCGTCGTGATGGTCTTCACCTGCAATCACTGCCCGGTCGCAGTGATGTATGAGGACCGGCTCGTCGAGCTGCAGAAGGATTACGAGGAAAAGGGCGTCCAGGTCGTGGCCATTAACGTCCAAGACGGCGAAGCCGACAATTTGCCCGCCATGAAGCAACGCGCCGAGCAGAAGGGCTTCAATTTCCCGTACCTGTTCGACGTCAGCCAGGAGAGCGGCAAGGCCTACGGCGCGAAAGTGACGCCGCACGTGTTCTTACTCGACAGCGAGCGCAAGCTCGCCTACGTGGGCGCGATCGACGACAATCCCCAAGACGCCGCCGAAGTCAAAAAGACTTACCTGCGCGACGCCATCGACGCCGTGCTCGCCGGCAGCCAGCCGGAGACCGCGTCGACCAAGCCGGCCGGTTGCGGTATCCGTTACGAAAAGAAGTAA
- a CDS encoding helix-hairpin-helix domain-containing protein, producing MRENHGQENSEGIASRIWLKRAEQATTAALVVAALALMALYWWRQGGWQGRMIDVERLPSRSATFQVDVNTAPWTELSQVPEIGETLAQRIVEYRTQHGPFRSPAELSNVPGIGPRTLERMLPALQPFAAAEKERASP from the coding sequence GTGCGCGAGAACCATGGCCAGGAAAATTCCGAGGGCATAGCGTCGCGAATTTGGCTTAAGCGCGCGGAACAAGCCACGACGGCCGCGTTGGTCGTCGCGGCGCTAGCATTGATGGCGCTTTACTGGTGGCGGCAAGGGGGCTGGCAAGGCCGCATGATCGACGTTGAACGGCTGCCATCGCGGTCGGCCACCTTCCAGGTCGACGTCAACACGGCTCCTTGGACCGAACTTTCCCAAGTTCCCGAGATTGGCGAAACGCTGGCCCAGCGAATCGTGGAATACCGGACGCAGCACGGGCCGTTTCGGAGCCCGGCGGAGCTATCAAATGTCCCGGGCATCGGTCCGCGAACGCTGGAGCGGATGCTGCCGGCCCTCCAGCCTTTTGCGGCCGCCGAGAAAGAACGAGCATCACCGTAG
- a CDS encoding SgcJ/EcaC family oxidoreductase, which produces MRPNTLLPLLAILCGWMTAPPLIHAAEGDEAAVRAAIDSYVEAYNRGDVEAVLAHWADDAEYLLSGGERVQGRDALREVFAESLAEENRASITVANPHVRILSDTVATEEGAATMTRTGETPEETSYLAIYVKQGDAWKLTTVRETEVQPVSISPAAEQLEQLAWLVGEWKDESEDAKVSISIRWSGNNAFLVYTFKAEAPGTEPLEGTQIIGWDPVQEVIRSWMFDSDGGFGEGVWTKDNDRWVVTFEQTLPDGGHAAATNIYTLAADNSFTWHAFQRTLNGETLPNLHDISIVRVQSEPPADTTSATPPAPADDPAVSK; this is translated from the coding sequence ATGCGCCCCAACACGCTGTTGCCGTTGCTCGCGATCCTGTGCGGCTGGATGACCGCGCCCCCATTAATTCACGCTGCGGAAGGCGACGAGGCCGCCGTTCGCGCGGCGATCGATTCGTATGTCGAAGCCTACAACCGCGGCGATGTCGAGGCCGTGCTCGCACACTGGGCCGATGACGCCGAGTATTTGCTCTCCGGCGGCGAGCGCGTGCAGGGGCGCGACGCGCTGCGGGAGGTGTTCGCCGAATCTTTGGCCGAGGAAAACCGTGCGTCCATCACGGTAGCGAATCCGCACGTGCGCATCCTGTCCGATACGGTCGCCACCGAAGAGGGCGCCGCCACGATGACGCGGACGGGCGAAACGCCGGAAGAAACGTCCTATTTAGCGATCTACGTCAAACAAGGCGACGCGTGGAAACTGACCACGGTACGAGAAACGGAAGTTCAGCCTGTCAGCATTTCGCCCGCCGCGGAGCAATTGGAACAGCTCGCCTGGCTCGTCGGCGAATGGAAAGATGAGAGCGAGGACGCGAAGGTCTCGATTTCGATTCGCTGGTCGGGCAACAACGCATTTCTCGTTTACACGTTCAAAGCTGAAGCGCCGGGAACGGAGCCGCTGGAAGGAACGCAGATCATCGGTTGGGATCCAGTGCAGGAGGTGATTCGTTCCTGGATGTTTGACTCCGACGGCGGCTTTGGTGAAGGCGTCTGGACCAAAGATAACGATCGCTGGGTCGTCACTTTCGAGCAAACGCTGCCCGACGGCGGCCATGCCGCGGCCACCAACATCTACACGCTGGCGGCTGATAATTCCTTCACCTGGCACGCGTTTCAACGCACTTTGAACGGCGAGACGTTGCCAAACCTGCACGATATCTCCATCGTCCGTGTGCAGTCCGAACCGCCTGCCGACACGACTTCCGCCACGCCGCCAGCGCCGGCCGACGATCCGGCTGTCAGCAAGTAA
- a CDS encoding CAAX prenyl protease-related protein — MADMMAESSSATGGLANSPRTNPWLVFLLPMVVYSVANMFEPAPPGAEVAEAAVNMYRHYPAIYAVKIALTIMAISFVWPGYKQLMPVRASWLAVVVGVVGVVLWVGLWRLDLESHLGIRRLIGGMGQRSAFNPFDNLDSPAKAWAFMAVRLFGLTLVVPLIEEMFLRGFVTRFAIEQKWMDVPFGKLTPIAVAAAIAVPVLMHPAELFAATAWFGLMVGMYAKTKNIWDCVVAHITTNGLLGLYVLTSANPAAWQLL; from the coding sequence ATGGCGGACATGATGGCGGAATCTTCGAGCGCAACCGGCGGACTGGCGAATTCGCCACGCACCAACCCTTGGTTAGTATTCCTGCTGCCGATGGTCGTGTATTCGGTCGCCAACATGTTCGAGCCGGCGCCGCCGGGGGCGGAGGTCGCCGAGGCGGCCGTCAACATGTATCGCCACTACCCGGCGATCTACGCCGTGAAGATTGCGCTCACCATCATGGCGATTTCATTCGTTTGGCCCGGCTACAAGCAGCTGATGCCGGTTCGCGCCAGTTGGCTCGCCGTCGTGGTTGGCGTTGTCGGTGTGGTGCTCTGGGTCGGCCTTTGGCGTCTGGATTTGGAATCCCACCTCGGCATCCGCAGGCTGATCGGCGGCATGGGCCAGCGCAGCGCTTTTAATCCATTCGACAACCTGGACTCCCCCGCCAAGGCCTGGGCGTTCATGGCCGTTCGACTGTTCGGCTTGACGCTCGTGGTCCCGCTGATCGAAGAAATGTTCCTGCGCGGCTTCGTGACCCGCTTCGCCATCGAACAGAAGTGGATGGACGTACCGTTCGGCAAACTCACGCCGATCGCGGTCGCCGCGGCCATCGCCGTCCCCGTCTTGATGCATCCAGCGGAGCTATTCGCCGCGACCGCCTGGTTCGGGTTGATGGTCGGAATGTACGCCAAGACGAAAAACATCTGGGATTGCGTCGTCGCGCACATCACGACCAACGGCCTGCTGGGGCTGTATGTGCTGACCTCCGCGAACCCGGCCGCTTGGCAGTTGCTCTAA